The Silurus meridionalis isolate SWU-2019-XX chromosome 6, ASM1480568v1, whole genome shotgun sequence genome contains the following window.
GCTGTTTTGTCCTGTGGTCACGTAATGCCACCGGATTACTTGATTTCATGGTGCAAGTACAATCTGAAGCAGGTATgtctatatacattttttaaatctgacaCTAGATTTATTTTAGGGCTgtaactaacgattattttgattatCAATTATTCAGGCAagtatttctctctcttgattaatcagataaaaaaaaattatcagatttttttgcttattcTAACTATATtaaaccctaattcagggtatttgtGTATAACAAAAGCCACATATtaagtttaactatctttaattttgacattttaaagcatatagtggctgcttgttgaggagtgcattacagatttctcctttgaacaaattcacttgtgctgggttgtttctttctgtaaaaaaacaaacaaacaaacaaaaacaaaacagcatttgagtatgcaaggtgaagcaatttgtgtaaattaacatttatattgtttttcattATAATTGCAGATGACAAGTTGACAAccatacttaaaaaaatcgctataaaataaaatacaaccttgttttgacaatttgtgtttaaaaatatagaCTTTTTGTTCAGTTGTCACTATGTCGAGAGAGAACTGAAAGCGCAACCCGATGCTCatgagtcacgacagaacagatcttGTGCGACACTCACAaagttacaaacagtttacacaatagaaCTCAattaaactataccattttcacatgatgaggatacacagtttttgctcaccgtgctgatgtttcaccttcatccatgACTCACAAGctccgctttgcataacttgcaggttacagtgttctttgttgtgtttaatataaaatgatccCATTGCCTTGGATgataataatgacatttatctaTTGTTGCTAATTTTAGAAGACCGAATTCACTTGTCCAAGATTTGATGTATACAAGAAGGGCATATGTGGCACCAAATTCTCTTATCAGGACTTGTGCCAAAGCGTTCCACTGACTTCCTCGCTGAAGGAATACTTTGAGGAGGGACTTGAAAAACTAACTGCATCAAGAATCTGCGATTTTAAACCTGTAAGACTACTGTTTGCCTACACTACTAAATGTCACTTAAATATGcctatacaaaaatatatggaGTTAAAAGATCTGTACTCAAATCACATCAGTTTATCAATTTTTGTTCATAGTTTTTTCTCCAAATaaaccacatttttttatttaaccaattCAGTGTCCAGGATGTGGGTCATATGTGGAGAGAGCGGATCAGAAGAATTTGTGTGTCCACTGTACTATATGCACTGCCAAGATGGGATGCTCCTATGAGTTTTGTTGGAACTGCGGAAAGAAATGGCCAGGAACAGTGCGAAATGCTGTGCACTGCGGCAATAGTGACTGCGGAAAGCCCGAGGTATTTTTGCCCAAATATATGACTTTGTTGATTGTTAATCTGAAACAAAATCtacattagattttttataaattttaataaCTTATGCCATGTTAAAATAATAGACACATTGTTGTGGAAGTGGGTCATAAACAGTGAATTATACTACGTGTAATTCTAAAGCTTACTTTCTTAATATTTTCAGACTTCTCAAACAAAGAAAGATTTACTAAAGTTGTGTCAGCCTGAGTTTAAGGAACAAAAACTTCAGACGGAAGAGGTACATTTAATCTCCTGTTTATTAATCACGAAGTATACATTAATCACAATACTTACTACATAAGCATTTAACTTTTTCACCCAGATATATTCATCAAAGGAAAAATCCAGTGACAGAAAGCGAATAGCTATGATCATCAACAATGTTGAATTTAGAGTAAAGCAGTACAGGCGGAATGGAGCAGAAAAGGATGAAGAGAGTATGAAGACTCTGCTTGAAGCCCTGGGgtacaatgtaataattttgAATGACCTGTCTGCAGAGGTATgtttatagaataaaatatattattttgtgaaaaaataataTTCTCCTCCAAATATCTGATTTATTAACTAAAACCACATCTAGGAGAATGGCAATGCATTATGTAACTAATGAGAC
Protein-coding sequences here:
- the casp23 gene encoding caspase-23, whose translation is MSDPNEEDRDSKDAAPIHFRNLNISETGKRNSDVLCAETAVLSCGHVMPPDYLISWCKYNLKQKTEFTCPRFDVYKKGICGTKFSYQDLCQSVPLTSSLKEYFEEGLEKLTASRICDFKPCPGCGSYVERADQKNLCVHCTICTAKMGCSYEFCWNCGKKWPGTVRNAVHCGNSDCGKPETSQTKKDLLKLCQPEFKEQKLQTEEIYSSKEKSSDRKRIAMIINNVEFRVKQYRRNGAEKDEESMKTLLEALGYNVIILNDLSAEGMEAALRDFSQRDEHRYSDSTFCVIMSHGGPDGIHGINVDDNEHDVFPVDKIFQYLSSENCPGLTDKPKIILIQSCRGDKEGHVWVCDTVKTTKGKIQHREKDFGCFRSCTPDTVSFRNPGSGSAFIQSLVNIFNENAYKDDIMELFRKVAHWFEKTAKENDFPYQMPSLDRTTLVKKFYLFPGL